In Paralichthys olivaceus isolate ysfri-2021 chromosome 1, ASM2471397v2, whole genome shotgun sequence, the following are encoded in one genomic region:
- the LOC109636816 gene encoding kelch-like protein 10 isoform X1 has translation MSLMLKGPTTREKFCDAVIEVEDVKFLIHRIILCNCSTFLQSLFENWPTQKTVELPVMSPKIMQLIIEFAYTNTVSVTVDNVQELMLAADLLNVTGIIQICSDFMAEELCPNNCIGIWQFTNVCFSSELQAKAFNYITDCFEEVIPCKEFLQLTVQELVIILGSNDLNVRVESTLFDAILRWIAHIPEKREGHITVLLSKVRLALTSKDYIMSNVMSNKLVKKTSECMKIVSSYLKLMTNNTPLSGSEISKSVAYHRLPKAILLAIGGWSKGHITSHVQAYDIRANIWTKIYNNMKRPRTNHGAAFLNGYVYCVGGANGGFSGRFEYLNSVCRLDLSKHIWQDVANMHCRRSSVTVTVLNGVIYAIGGRDERGPLQSAECYFPKTNQWKRIAIMNEQRSEASCTTLDGKIYICGGSHGNIALQTAEYYNPQTDQWTMINPMNNRRGGVAVIGFENQIYAFGGLDGQIRLRTGEVYNPRSNTWHAVSSMLTPRSNFCLAEIEGRIFAVGGRSVLCNNANVEYYDPKTDEWFEAMDERFSLRGQGCCVIHGIPNLADYTSPRYVPWILDMQVIKEDPEDKCELSF, from the exons atgagttTAATGCTTAAAGGGCCCACTACGAGGGAGAAATTCTGCGATGCAGTCATTGAAGTTGAGGATGTCAAGTTTCTAATCCACAGGATCATTCTCTGTAACTGCAGCACCTTCCTCCA ATCTCTCTTTGAAAACTGGCCCACACAAAAGACTGTTGAATTACCCGTCATGTCTCCTAAGATCATGCAGCTAATCATTGAGTTTGCATATACCAACACCGTTTCTGTGACCGTGGACAACGTACAGGAATTAATGCTTGCAGCTGATTTGCTCAATGTTACAGGCATCATACAAATCTGCTCTGACTTCATGGCAGAGGAGCTTTGCCCAAACAACTGCATCGGCATCTGGCAGTTCACAAATGTCTGCTTCAGCTCTGAGCTGCAAGCCAAGGCCTTCAATTATATCACTGATTGCTTTGAGGAGGTCATTCCCTGTAAAGAGTTCCTGCAACTCACTGTGCAAGAGTTAGTCATAATCCTTGGTAGCAATGATCTCAACGTAAGGGTAGAGAGTACTTTGTTTGATGCCATCCTTCGCTGGATCGCCCACATACCTGAAAAACGCGAAGGACACATCACTGTGCTTTTGTCTAAG GTCCGTCTGGCTCTGACAAGCAAGGATTACATTATGTCCAATGTGATGTCCAACAAGCTGGTGAAGAAAACCTCTGAGTGCATGAAAATTGTCTCAAGTTACCTCAAGCTCATGACAAACAATACTCCATTGTCGGGCAGTGAGATCAGCAAATCAGTAGCCTATCATCGTCTGCCTAAAGCCATCCTGTTGGCCATTGGAGGCTGGAGCAAAGGCCATATAACTAGCCATGTTCAAGCGTACGATATCCGCGCTAACATATGGACCAAGATTTATAACAATATGAAGCGTCCTCGAACCAATCATGGTGCTGCCTTCCTCAATGGGTATGTCTACTGTGTTGGTGGCGCAAATGGAGGTTTTAGTGGACGTTTTGAGTATTTAAACAGTGTATGCAGGTTGGACTTGAGCAAACACATCTGGCAGGATGTGGCAAACATGCACTGTCGTCGCAGCAGTGTAACCGTAACAGTGCTGAACGGGGTCATATATGCCATTGGAGGCCGGGATGAACGTGGTCCACTCCAAAGTGCAGAGTGCTATTTCCCTAAAACCAACCAGTGGAAACGTATTGCAATCATGAATGAGCAGAGAAGTGAGGCCTCTTGCACAACACTCGATGGCAAG atttacatttgtggtGGTTCACATGGGAACATTGCCCTGCAAACGGCTGAATATTACAATCCACAGACAGACCAGTGGACTATGATCAACCCCATGAACAACAGGCGCGGTGGAGTTGCAGTTATTGGATTTGAAAACCAAATCTATGCA TTTGGTGGCCTTGACGGCCAAATTCGTCTGAGAACTGGGGAAGTCTACAACCCCCGGTCCAACACctggcatgcagtgtcctcaaTGCTGACACCCCGAAGCAACTTTTGCCTCGCAGAGATTGAAGGCCGGATCTTTGCTGTTGGGGGCAGAAGCGTCTTGTGCAATAACGCTAATGTTGAATACTATGACCCTAAAACTGATGAGTGGTTTGAGGCCATGGACGAAAGGTTTTCTCTCCGCGGGCAAGGCTGCTGTGTTATACATGGAATCCCCAACTTGGCCGACTATACTTCCCCTCGTTATGTGCCTTGGATTTTAGATATGCAGGTCATAAAGGAGGACCCAGAAGATAAATGTGAGCTAAGCTTCTAG
- the LOC109636816 gene encoding kelch-like protein 10 isoform X2 yields MAEELCPNNCIGIWQFTNVCFSSELQAKAFNYITDCFEEVIPCKEFLQLTVQELVIILGSNDLNVRVESTLFDAILRWIAHIPEKREGHITVLLSKVRLALTSKDYIMSNVMSNKLVKKTSECMKIVSSYLKLMTNNTPLSGSEISKSVAYHRLPKAILLAIGGWSKGHITSHVQAYDIRANIWTKIYNNMKRPRTNHGAAFLNGYVYCVGGANGGFSGRFEYLNSVCRLDLSKHIWQDVANMHCRRSSVTVTVLNGVIYAIGGRDERGPLQSAECYFPKTNQWKRIAIMNEQRSEASCTTLDGKIYICGGSHGNIALQTAEYYNPQTDQWTMINPMNNRRGGVAVIGFENQIYAFGGLDGQIRLRTGEVYNPRSNTWHAVSSMLTPRSNFCLAEIEGRIFAVGGRSVLCNNANVEYYDPKTDEWFEAMDERFSLRGQGCCVIHGIPNLADYTSPRYVPWILDMQVIKEDPEDKCELSF; encoded by the exons ATGGCAGAGGAGCTTTGCCCAAACAACTGCATCGGCATCTGGCAGTTCACAAATGTCTGCTTCAGCTCTGAGCTGCAAGCCAAGGCCTTCAATTATATCACTGATTGCTTTGAGGAGGTCATTCCCTGTAAAGAGTTCCTGCAACTCACTGTGCAAGAGTTAGTCATAATCCTTGGTAGCAATGATCTCAACGTAAGGGTAGAGAGTACTTTGTTTGATGCCATCCTTCGCTGGATCGCCCACATACCTGAAAAACGCGAAGGACACATCACTGTGCTTTTGTCTAAG GTCCGTCTGGCTCTGACAAGCAAGGATTACATTATGTCCAATGTGATGTCCAACAAGCTGGTGAAGAAAACCTCTGAGTGCATGAAAATTGTCTCAAGTTACCTCAAGCTCATGACAAACAATACTCCATTGTCGGGCAGTGAGATCAGCAAATCAGTAGCCTATCATCGTCTGCCTAAAGCCATCCTGTTGGCCATTGGAGGCTGGAGCAAAGGCCATATAACTAGCCATGTTCAAGCGTACGATATCCGCGCTAACATATGGACCAAGATTTATAACAATATGAAGCGTCCTCGAACCAATCATGGTGCTGCCTTCCTCAATGGGTATGTCTACTGTGTTGGTGGCGCAAATGGAGGTTTTAGTGGACGTTTTGAGTATTTAAACAGTGTATGCAGGTTGGACTTGAGCAAACACATCTGGCAGGATGTGGCAAACATGCACTGTCGTCGCAGCAGTGTAACCGTAACAGTGCTGAACGGGGTCATATATGCCATTGGAGGCCGGGATGAACGTGGTCCACTCCAAAGTGCAGAGTGCTATTTCCCTAAAACCAACCAGTGGAAACGTATTGCAATCATGAATGAGCAGAGAAGTGAGGCCTCTTGCACAACACTCGATGGCAAG atttacatttgtggtGGTTCACATGGGAACATTGCCCTGCAAACGGCTGAATATTACAATCCACAGACAGACCAGTGGACTATGATCAACCCCATGAACAACAGGCGCGGTGGAGTTGCAGTTATTGGATTTGAAAACCAAATCTATGCA TTTGGTGGCCTTGACGGCCAAATTCGTCTGAGAACTGGGGAAGTCTACAACCCCCGGTCCAACACctggcatgcagtgtcctcaaTGCTGACACCCCGAAGCAACTTTTGCCTCGCAGAGATTGAAGGCCGGATCTTTGCTGTTGGGGGCAGAAGCGTCTTGTGCAATAACGCTAATGTTGAATACTATGACCCTAAAACTGATGAGTGGTTTGAGGCCATGGACGAAAGGTTTTCTCTCCGCGGGCAAGGCTGCTGTGTTATACATGGAATCCCCAACTTGGCCGACTATACTTCCCCTCGTTATGTGCCTTGGATTTTAGATATGCAGGTCATAAAGGAGGACCCAGAAGATAAATGTGAGCTAAGCTTCTAG